Proteins encoded in a region of the Streptomyces sp. NBC_00513 genome:
- a CDS encoding Gfo/Idh/MocA family protein, with translation MNSAGGSSVDAAESPRPRVGLLGTGPWAQRTHAPALAAHAGSDFVGVWGRRPEAAAELARAHGVKVYEDPDELFADCDVVAFALPPDVQAPLAVRAAAAGCHLLLDKPVATTVADASAVAAAAAEHEVASVVFLTLRFAQPTAGWVEEQTGRSGWFTASAHWLGALYPPDGTPGGHPDSPWRKAKGGLWDVGPHALSVLIPVLGDVTAVSATRGPSDVVQLALRHASGAASTAVLSLGAPRAAAGVGLELRGAEGIFELPEWSDVPGAYGRALDALLAAARTGEPDARDAGFGLRLTEILAEAERQLGA, from the coding sequence TTGAACTCCGCCGGTGGCTCCTCCGTGGACGCCGCCGAGAGCCCCCGACCCCGGGTCGGCCTGCTGGGCACCGGCCCCTGGGCCCAACGCACGCACGCCCCCGCCCTCGCCGCGCACGCCGGCTCCGACTTCGTCGGGGTGTGGGGCAGGCGCCCCGAGGCGGCGGCCGAACTCGCCCGCGCCCACGGCGTGAAGGTGTACGAAGACCCCGACGAACTGTTCGCCGACTGTGACGTCGTGGCGTTCGCCCTGCCGCCCGACGTACAGGCTCCGCTCGCGGTCCGCGCGGCCGCCGCCGGATGCCATCTGCTGCTCGACAAGCCCGTCGCGACGACGGTGGCGGACGCCTCGGCCGTGGCCGCCGCCGCGGCGGAGCACGAGGTCGCCTCCGTCGTCTTCCTGACCCTCCGGTTCGCCCAGCCGACCGCCGGGTGGGTCGAGGAGCAGACCGGGCGCTCCGGCTGGTTCACCGCGTCCGCCCACTGGCTCGGCGCCCTCTACCCGCCCGACGGGACCCCCGGCGGTCACCCCGACTCGCCCTGGCGCAAGGCCAAGGGCGGGCTGTGGGACGTCGGCCCGCACGCCCTGTCCGTCCTGATCCCGGTGCTCGGCGACGTCACCGCAGTCTCCGCCACCCGGGGCCCCTCCGACGTGGTGCAACTGGCCCTGCGTCACGCCTCGGGCGCCGCCAGCACCGCCGTGCTCAGCCTGGGCGCGCCACGGGCGGCCGCCGGGGTGGGACTGGAACTGCGCGGGGCCGAGGGCATCTTCGAGCTGCCCGAGTGGAGCGACGTGCCCGGCGCCTACGGTCGGGCGCTGGACGCGCTGCTCGCGGCGGCCCGCACGGGCGAGCCGGACGCGCGGGACGCGGGGTTCGGGCTCCGGCTGACGGAGATCCTGGCCGAGGCGGAGCGCCAG
- the glnII gene encoding glutamine synthetase: protein MSYKAEYIWIDGTEPTAKLRSKTRILADGDALPIWGFDGSSTNQAEGHASDRVLQPVFSCPDPIRGGDNVLVLCEVMNIDMTPHESNTRALLRPIAEKFAGQEPIFGIEQEYTFFDGARPLGFPVNGFPAAQGGYYCGVGSDEIFGRDIVEKHLDHCLVAGLSISGINAEVMPGQWEFQVGPVGPLEVSDQLWIARWLLYRTAEDFNVSATLNPKPVKGDWNGAGAHTNFSTKAMREDYRAIISACESLGEGSKPLDHVKNYGAGIDERLTGLHETAPWNEFSYGVSDRGASVRIPWQVEKDGKGYIEDRRPNANVDPYVVTRLITDTCCTALEKDGLL, encoded by the coding sequence GTGAGCTACAAGGCTGAGTACATCTGGATCGACGGCACGGAGCCGACGGCCAAGCTTCGCTCCAAGACGCGGATCCTCGCCGACGGCGACGCGCTGCCGATCTGGGGCTTCGACGGATCGAGCACCAACCAGGCCGAGGGACACGCCTCCGACCGTGTGCTGCAGCCGGTGTTCTCCTGCCCGGACCCGATCCGCGGCGGGGACAACGTCCTCGTCCTGTGCGAGGTCATGAACATCGACATGACCCCCCACGAGTCGAACACGCGCGCACTGCTCCGTCCGATCGCCGAGAAGTTCGCGGGCCAGGAGCCGATCTTCGGCATCGAGCAGGAGTACACCTTCTTCGACGGCGCCCGCCCGCTCGGCTTCCCGGTCAACGGCTTCCCCGCCGCCCAGGGCGGCTACTACTGCGGCGTCGGCTCGGACGAGATCTTCGGCCGCGACATCGTCGAGAAGCACCTCGACCACTGCCTCGTGGCCGGCCTGAGCATCTCCGGCATCAACGCCGAGGTCATGCCCGGCCAGTGGGAGTTCCAGGTCGGCCCCGTCGGCCCGCTGGAGGTCTCCGACCAGCTGTGGATCGCGCGCTGGCTGCTCTACCGCACGGCCGAGGACTTCAACGTCTCCGCGACGCTGAACCCGAAGCCGGTCAAGGGCGACTGGAACGGCGCGGGCGCCCACACCAACTTCTCCACGAAGGCGATGCGCGAGGACTACCGCGCGATCATCTCCGCGTGCGAGTCCCTGGGCGAGGGCAGCAAGCCGCTCGACCACGTCAAGAACTACGGCGCCGGCATCGACGAGCGCCTGACGGGTCTGCACGAGACCGCCCCGTGGAACGAGTTCAGCTACGGCGTCTCCGACCGCGGCGCCTCGGTGCGCATCCCGTGGCAGGTCGAGAAGGACGGCAAGGGCTACATCGAGGACCGCCGGCCGAACGCCAACGTGGACCCGTACGTGGTGACCCGCCT